The segment CTCATATCAGTTCACTTCTAGGTCAggacttttatttcctctgagGTCTTACTCCATGTACTGACCAAACCCACTAAAACAAGATAAGAGCTTTTCATCTACGCGACACAAATCATCTCGTTCCCAGGGGacgtattttaaataaatatcaatGCAAGATCAAGCTAGAAAAatagaaacattttatttttaattacagtCTACAAACAAAAACGTATATTTATACTATGAACATGTATATAAAAAAACTTTACATTATAGAAAACATTGTAGATTAAATAATTCAACATGATGGAATAAAAGTGATACGAGAAACAAACGTATGTGTTTTTGGCCAAATCCATCACAACCACACCTCAGGAGTATGAGTGTCAGTGAAAGGTGCAGACCTGTGTACGTCAAGGCCGCTGGATGTGCACGCACATTCGGCCGCTCACTTGAAGCGAATGATTTCCTGAGTGGCCAGTTTGATGAGCTGGTTGAAGTCAAACTGGATGTACTTCCTCCAGTAGCGTCTGTCCCTGCCGTACGTTTGAGCAGGATAACAAGGACTTCCTGAAACAGATTAGATTTCCCTTTTAGTATATGCAAGTCCATAAATCAAGCACATATGCTGATCCAAGGCTGGTGAATTTATGCACTTAATGCCAGTTTATTGACGTCCTAATGTAGCTGTCTGAAGCCCTGTGAAAACTTTACAGTGGTTACTTATCTTTATATATCatttacttattcagtctctctttaaaATTCGGATCAGACTAATTTGGAGCGACGTCTGAGTGCCGCTTGGGCTGAGAcggacagtattttgtggtggcgcgTCATTGCATCTTGCCGgttaaggggctaaaattagcgttGTCATACAGGTGTTGCGTTTCCGTCAATGCCAATTAGAGCTGGAGTTGATAAATACCCATAACTACTGCAGAGACATTTGACTCGGGTGGGAATGGTGTTTGTAATCTTAAAGCCAGATGTTAACAGGCatttgtgggtgttttgtgcagtGGTCTACGATAAATCAATAAAGTTCTGAACTGATAGCCAACATTGTCTGTGGTATCAAGACAGAGACACATGATTTGCGTCTGCTGAATGGCAGAGAAATCTGGTTCAGGGCTTCGGTTAGTGCTGTTAATTAGATTTTAGATATCTCTTCAGACACAGATTAAATTAGGACACTTGCAAACTGCTGGCAGACTCACTGGGGCCACCAGGGTAACTTcaaacttgtttttaatttgcaaaTATCTGGACACATCCAATGACAGACAACATAAGAATAAGAAGAGACAAAACTtttgaaataatgaaaacagagtTGGAGTGAGCTTCAGATTTACTTGACAGCTGAGATAAAAGTTTGTGAAGATGTGACCACACTTGTACAAGATAACTGAACATCAGAGAAGACGACATCATAACCATATTAACAGAGGAGAGTTGAGACAGTTTGAAAGAAGACCAGgtgatttttttggtgcttGGGATCAAagttaaatgtgtaattttgtcATGTATGTAAACTGAGATGATTTTCAAAACTGAACAGGATGTTTTTTATATCCTGCTATTTGAGCCCAGCTGTAGTGAGGTTAAACACTACCAAGCTGACATTATATCCACTGATCCTATGACTCCCTCTAGAGGTTAAGAGTCCTTTTGGTCATTTCCACTGGATAACTTTGTAGTGGAGGCAGTGAATTATTAAAGTAGACTTGTGTCATTAGAATAAAGCTATTTATTGGTCACATGCTGTAGGAAAGTTAAACCTTTGTAGTGGCATCTGTGATCATCTAACTAATatacttgtgtgtttttcaggggCTTCATCAGAAGcgtgtgtgtgctcacctatgCCGTGCAAGATTCTTGCAACAGCTCTTCCAGAAAACTTCTCGTCACTTCGGTTAGAAAGAAAACTTCTGATGTCAGCTCTGATCTGATTCTCCCAGTCTAAcaactgcaaacacacaaacacacccacaagTTAACGACAATATCCAGACACAAACTCGGCTGATGACTCCTGATGTCCACACCTCAGCgctcatttatgaaacaaaagTACGACAGAAAACTGGGCGTCAGCATTAATTTCATTATGTCTCTCCATGTTGTACACACTAAGGGCGAGGCCTCTAAGCAAAGAGTATATGGGGGCAGAATATATAAATGACGACTGTTTTCAGCCGCCACATTTATCAACGTCTGATCATTCCAACGCGGTCACTGGCGAAATAAGAACGTTTCATGAATCACACACAAACCCTATCATAAGATGATTTGCTTGGCTCTGCACTGGTTTGATAGATGGACTGATAAAAGAGGGCCCTTGTGTTTTACCTTATATTTGTCGAGCTCCTCAATGTCTAGTGGCACGAGTGTGTGGCCTCGGTCTCGCCTCTTGTCAAAGTATTCAGAGAGAAGGTCTTTCAGCTGCAAACTGCGACTCTCATCCAGATCATCGAGACAGGATAATGCACTCTGGAATGCAACACTGCGACATAATgtacacacagttacacacagacacaatgtaAAGTAGACAAGCATatagacagacagaggacaaCACACGCAAACAGTTGCACAAGGAGCAGACGCCAAATTAGGAGAAGCAAAATTACCATTTTATAGAACTGATTCTTTGACTGTTGAGTGCTTAAAGGGGAACAACACACAAATTAAGAATTCTAATATGTTACTTCCATGGCCTAAGTAAATTCTATAAATATGTTTGagcatgagctactctctctctaAGTCAGAAACTGGAGAAGTAGGTCTCAAATTTATGATGcctagggtataaagtctggagctgcttcatagTCAGTGAATGGTACACTGATTTTCTGAACCAACATTacgtttgttttcttttttatacccaaatgagttTTACTCTATTgaagtgttctcagttctgaaactgaaaatgtacccaaacattcccctgggtgctctctgTGTTATCTGTAACATCTTTCACAATTTACTTCTAGGGAGCTGCTTCAGACTTTATAATTGacaacatcacaaatttgagctTTAGCACTGTGGCTGTTGGATTTGGGAGAGTCGTTCATGCTTActaatgtttttggactgtctcagaccataggaataacatgtacaGTGCAAAGTTTGAAAATCTGCGTAGTTCCCTTAACAGACATTTTGCAGGACTCTATTTTCTCTACTggcttttaaaaagtttaaaggaGTGGACGATTTTACCGGATACAGGTATGGTGATTGACAATATTTCATAACAACCTTTATAAACAAGTATTAGCTATTTGCAATCCTCCAGTAACAAATAACATGTATTCATCATGACAGATTGGCTTTACAGAACCACGTCAGTCACcaggattttaattttttttattttattttattgtcattttttattgtcatttattcCGGTATTTGTTGGTATTGTTGCAACCAGTCAAAGGCAAATAATCCTACAAGGAAGACGGATAACAATTTATTTGTCAGCTTAGGGCTGGGCGACAAAATTATCTTGAACTGATTTCAAAAATGTGACGTCTTTGGCCACTCTTTGGCTGGCTTCTCGCAATCCACAACAGGTTTGTTTTACACAATTCTCTGAACCCTAAGGAACCACCTGGTTACTTCAGGCCTCAGTCAGTATCAGGATACTCTTCAAACTGGCAGCATCATTAAATTCAATATGTACTGATAAATACTGACTTTGATcaatatggaaaaaaatatcaGCCCTATTCAGCAGtctacaaatacattttaaggctgtgacaaaaaaaacatttgtcagttttcaaaatacatttaccTGGAGGGTAAAAATGCTTTattatgtgtgggtgtgtgtgtgcgcaccttTTGAAGGCCTTAAAGCAGGCAGTCAGCTGGTACAGCTGTGTTCTCTCTTGGTTCTGCACTCGATTATGGAGGAACTGACAAACTCTGTCCATCTCCTCATCGCTGAGGTCGCCAAAGGAACGGAAGTAGAAAGATATGGAGGAGAATTCAACGTGGACACCGCTACGTCCcccaactgaaaaacaaatatttatacCAGTGAAGACAGGCTGCAATACAAGCAAagaaggtgttttttttaaaaccattgGTATCAGAATTGGccctgaaaagaaaaacactgatccCTGGTGTGTACACATACCAGTGCTCCACTGCAGCTGTCTGAGTCCTCTCTTCACAAGAGGAAGCTGCCATCCCATAGTGTCCGCAACCTCCACAACATCAAACTCCAGCTGATCACACGTCTCCACCCGTTCACCTGCCATCCGCCTCCTGGCTAACACCACAGCAACTGGAGGGcaactataaaataaaacaactgaTTAAATGTGCGCAGTGTATGTTCGACATTTCAAATATCTATGAAAACATTGCTGAACTTGTCCATATCTCTGTGTAAACATGAGTCTATCCTACAGAATGACAGATGTTTCATACATTTTGGTGAGTTTCTGGAGCTGTCTCGGTCCACTATAGCAGCTGACTTTGCACACAGACAGCGTCGGGTGCAGGAGTTCAACAAAGCGCTGGGGGTGCAGCTCCAGATAGCAGAGCAGCGTTTCCACACCTGAAATACAcgcaaagacagacagaaaaatttcaacaattaaacattttgcttgttttttttctggtgtttctcctatcattgtttttttattgtgcatTTGGAGCAGCCTCTAAATTTGACTTTATTCTGATCGTACTGTAAAGTTAAACATGTTGGCTGGAcccatatttttgttttctttctttggaATGATTTCTCTTTACGCTCTACAGTCTGTCTGTCAACACATCTATCTTTGTTTTGATTCAATGAACACGCATGTACACACCCTTGTTTGTATTTCCACTTACCTTCTTCTGTGATGTCCAGAGCCTCGACAGTTTCTTGGATGGGAATCGCTCTCTCGTGCGTGTGACACACTCGCTCACTGGGCCAAGCACTGCTCTCTTCCTCCTGGTCCCTTAGCCAATCACCGTCTCCTTTCGCCTCTACATCTTTGTGTTTCATCGAACCGTCGGCTTCCTCGTGTTTAACCAcctgctcctcttccttctcctcctccttcttcttatCCTTTCCTTTATCTCCATCGTCTTGGAGGGGTTGTTCAGCTTCATCAGCATGTGACGACTCCTTGCAGTGAAAACAAGGTCACACATCATCAATTGGTCCAACTTAATTTTTTCATTGGGTGAAAGAGTAGAGAAGAAAGATTACAAAGACCATTACCCCTTTTATTTACCTGCACAGTAGATgttacttgtgtgtgtgcatgtacgtTTTCCTGCTGAGTGGAAGGATTCAGGTTCTCCTCATCACACACATCCATCATTTCCAGCAGCTCCGAATCGTCAATGTCCTTTACAGGTTTTAGTGTTTTTGTATTAGTAGGATATTCTCaaagctatttatttatttattgtaacaGCATTaagaccacaaacacacacggttACCTTTACAAGTTCTTGTTGTTTCTGGTGAATCTGTCTACATTTGCATGGTGGGAAAACCTTCTGGACCAGTTTCTTTACTGTGTAATAGTCCACTGTGTCCGCATAGATATGACGACGGAGCTCATGGAGGTCCCCACCctgcacacaaagacacagctATATATTACTTTGTACTGTAGTTGGAAGCACCAAGAAGACCACCAGAAAGCCACACAGGAAGACAGAAACAGTTGAGAATCGAGTCGAGAATACTCATCCAGGCCCCTGAATTTAATCGAATCGAAATCGTATcttgatatcagcaaatatggTATCGCTGTTCAAATAATCAATATTATATCATAGCAcgatgaaacttgtgatttactcCCCTTATTGTATTGCTGTTATTGTGACAAATTCAGGCATTACAGGGGAAAAAAGATATGATACACAGTAAATAACAGACAAAAACCTTTGTGAATTACAGCTGACAAAACACATACCAAttagctactttttaaaaatccaattAATTCATTTAGTGTTTGACATAAAGTTTTGCCATGCCTGCTTTACGTCACTGAAACTCCAGATATGACTAAATGTAGTGATTTAGGCTGCCAGCCCAGAAATACGGAGAATGAGCTAACTTACTTCCTAAAATGGACAGATACCTCCATCAGAATCTTACCTCAGGGTCTAGAAAGAGGTGACAGTGTGCTGGTTCTCCATCTCTTCCAGCCCTTCCAATCTCCTGAACGTAGCTCTcaaagctctggaaaaaaacaaaaaacaaaaaaaaacacaagcaaaacatAAAAGTAAGACTACAATGCAATAACAAAGTTTGAGGAGCTCCTGCTTTAGATAAATCAGACCGCCACCCACCTTTGGCATGTTGTAGTGGATGATACCACGGACGTCAGATTTATCGAGACCCATGCCAAACGCCACAGTCGCCACCACGATTCTGAGCTCCCCACACATGAAGTTGTTCTGGACACGACGGCGCTCTGATGCTGACAAGCCGGCATGGTATGACTCCGCCTGCCATTTCAGTGGTTTACGAATCTTCTTCCTCGCTAAACATAGAAATATAGGGTagtgtgaaaacagcagacagacacactgagccaaagagagagaaggtgaAAAGGAAATGGTTCTAGTCTTAAACCTGGCATGCCTGATGtagtcattttacatttttcacgTTCACGTCTCTGTTCTTCCAACTCAGtgaaaataaacaagtttttaatcaatcaaaaataatgaattattCCACTCTTACCcagctctttctttttctgtcccaTAGGGTTGTGTGGAGTCTGATTGTtgctgttggtgtgtttgttttctttcaccaGCACACCCTGCAGGCAGGTCCTGAGCAGCGCCGCCACACGAGTTGTCTCCTCTCTTCTGGTGCAGTAGACGATGATTGAGTCCAGACAACCAAAACGATCACCTTTTAACAAAGACACTAAAGCCTAAAAAGACGGAcccaggagagacagagagaaatattaAGAGGACACAAGAGGTGGGCGGTGTAAAATACTTTCCTCCGCTGACTAGGAACACTTACACCCTGCATAATTTCAACTTTGTCCTGCATTGCTAAGGGACACAGAGAAACATGCTACTCATCACACCTGATCCTTCTCTCTATCCATGGACACAGACAGATGCAGGTTAGGAGGCACCGCTGCAGATCGGACAGCAATGCCGTCTTGGTCGGTGATGTCCAGATGTCGTGCGATGTCCAGAGCAGTGGACAGTGTGGCTGTAGCAGTGAGTCCCAGCAAGCACTGCACTCCCAAGCGCTCTCGTAGtacctacaaacacacatacattgttttgtttttgtgactgTTGCAGCAAATGCTAGTAAATACAAGGATGTTTGAGTGTGTGATTGGCTGCTGATAAACACACTGGTGCTCAGGATTGTAGCCATCTTTAGGAGAAACCTCACTGTTCAGAAACCTACCAGGCACTGCGGATTAGCCTGatctgtgaataaaaaaaaatctttcttaATCTCTAATATtgttttcaaacttttaaatCTCGTGTAAGAGACAACTGGCGTCTCTATGGCTGTAATGTAATGTGCTAGTACACCTAATCTCCTCAGGAAGAgaattccagagcctcggggccttGATGGCAAAAGCCCGGTCACCTTTAGTGTGGGTAGGCTTGAGGatcagactgcaggcaaatcagaTTATAAGACAGACTGCCCACACTGTTATTTGCAAGTCATCATATTGGATTTGTGTGTCCAGACATCACTAACCTATCTGCATGGGTTGCTTTGGTAAACGACATCTTACTACATAGTTATGGAGGTGACACAGCATTCCAACACAGGAGCCTGTACAGAAGCCTCCTCCAAAAGTGCCAGCAGACAATTTATTCTGGCGTCTGTCCATGGTCTCGTCTTCCATAGCACGCTACTAGTAGCAGCATGGATAATGCTCAGCACTTCTGTCACTCAAGATTAGACATTATTGTGTGTTGTTTTCAAAGACACTTTGAAATGCGATCTGAGCAACCACAATGTCAGTACTGAGACACATCTGTAGAAATCGGTTGCAATGGCTTTTTCATACTCAATACTCTTTAAAACTTTAATAAATGCTCACATGCTGTAAGTGTGGTGGTTTTAAATGTGCTGAAATTGGGTTGTTCACGTCTTCCTGAACTATCTGCACCATAGTTATTGTTGGCTTGTTTGCTGACCATGTAATTTTCAAACAACTGTAGTATTACTATTATAACGttaaatattatcaaaataaatatcTGTGCATGGAGTTTACAAACACACCATCATTAACCCACCTTACAGAGTCTCAGGTAGCAGGGCCTGAAGTTGTGTGACCACTCTGAGACACAGTGAGCTTCGTCTATACAGGCGAAGGCCACAGGAGGGAGCTCCTGAGCAGAGGGCAGACACCCTGAGCCTGAACCACCTCCACCAACCAGAGCCTCTGGAGagaggagcaagacacacacctGGCCCGACTTCACCTGGAGAAACAGGAAGCAGGGCACACACTATAGGCTTGAAATAGTACTGAACATACAATAGTTTAAGATTTCTCTTTGGTTTAAACTGCATGACTGAACTATCAACATACATCTATACAGGACAGACAAAGAATTGTACAAGACTAAGTGTTATTTTTGGGAATATTATGTGATTTTAACATTAAatccaaaaaacacaatgtgGGGGAGAAGAGTCTTTTTTACCCTTTGGGAAAGATGTTggggtttaaagaaatacttcacctacaaaatgactATTTGCATATAAAGTTTTCATCCTGTGTTTCGttgaatttgttaaaaaaaaaatgcttttcttgcatgtctccatAGTGAACAGGTAATTCAgatatggagaaaattcttgatgactATAGGTCAGAAAGGTCCACGTTTTACAACAGCAAACTTATgccaaaacatctgtttacgaACTCGCACACAACTCATGTAGTATAATCCACGTCTAAtatatccagtcatatgctcagtgttTCACAGACAGCCCTGTCTGATGGGggactgaactgaaagtgaaactgatTTATGCTCGCCACTCTTTACCATGGAGACTCGTATTGTGTTTGTTACCTTCTCTATTGCAGCTTCCCTCTGTTTCATCGTCATGTTGGAGTGGATACAGGCTGCCTTCAGATTGGCTGGCAGGCCagacagctacacacacacaaacacccacgaGACAACAAACTGTTTTCAAAGTGAGAAGGCACATTTGCTTTGTGCCCTTCAGCTACGATTACAAAAATGTTGGCTTATATCTTTATGTGTTGtctttctgttgtgtgtgtgtgtgagagcgggTTAATACCTGGTCATCCATGAGCGAGACGAGAGGTGAAATGACCAAAGTGATGCTTTTTGATCGCTTAGTGTACAGGTAGGCTGGGAGCTGATAGCACAGCGATTTACCCATCCCTGTTGACAACACTACGAGGGTGGAGAGACCTGGAGGAAGACATgagagaaacagacacaaattataGATGCACagatttgtgtatgtgtgttctcaCATGTGTGTACTGTTCATACCTGACAGGATCCTCATGATGGCTTCCTCTTGTCCTGGTCTAAATGACTGATAGCCGAGTTCTTTCAGAGCTGCATACACATCAGCAGGTGTTTCTAAACAGACGCACAATTCCACAAACAAAACGTAAAGTTTAAAGCAAATATACATGATGCctatttttattctgttgtacTTAATTATAAGAAACACAGTGAGTTTACCCTGGACTTTCCCATCATCTCTGAGCTGATAGAGTGGCTCCATTGGTGGTGGAGGAGCGGGGCGCTCGTAGTCGGGACGAATCACATTCAGCAACACCTCGTCTTTACGGTTACTGTCCACCTCCTTTTCTTGGGACGGCTGCTCCTCTGTGATGCTGGGAGATGCTGCTggagcaaacaaacacatcCAAAATTTTAACACACACGACAAACCCAAAAACACCTGCGATACTGCAACAAATGCTTTTTGGTTTTTGTTCTTTCTAACACTGAGATCTGCAAAGTTGTATTTATGGCATATGTCCCAGCCCTAAGTTCAACATGCGTACCCAGTGTCTCAGGATGTAGTGTCCCTGTTGCCCTGGCAACCTCCTCCAGTGTGGGCAGTTCAAAGGGCTCCTCCTCAGCAGGTGTTTCCTCAGGAacaggagggggaggggctgcGAAACAGAGCTGTTCATGAGAATGATCATACTTATACTACTGCAGCTATGAGCATTCAATGATCTCATGTTACTTGTATGATTTAGTTAACAAGTTTCCAACCTGGGAGTCAAACACCCCACTAGGGGTCGCCAAAGCCTCATGGGAGGTTGCAAGGCTTTCTTGTGTAGTCTAAGAAcactttttgaaaaatataGAAGACTTATATCTCAGAATCTCAGTaatttctgtgaagaaaactaagTTCTAAGAAAGTTCAATCCCTAAACAGCCTCATCCTGCATTAGTGAAGTTAGCAGTTAAACCAACCAAAGAGCTACTAGTACAATGACTTTGTTAAAAAGAAGCAGGAAAACTTATCTCTGGGAAATAATCCGATCAAAATGTATCCAAATCGctcattttacacaaacttcctgcactTATTGTGTTTACCATTGATATGGAAGAAAACTGCAATATTTTGCATGGAaatattgtatcgatacatGCATGCCAAGTACCAATTTTTTTGGACATGAATTGTTAATATcgcaaatacaaatgaaactttCAGTACCATactagaaaaataaaatcaattgtttTGAACTGATTGATGAACAGACTGTTAACAATATCTTACTGGATAAAAAAAGATGTTGACAAAATTTTCCTTCTGAGACATAATCTGCAGttgaaaaaagtaataaatcacATGTTATTGAAAATActattgtaaaacaaaaatcacaataatatcatatcatgactgaagtattgtgataatattgtatcatggagCCTTGTATTATTAATTGTGTTGttctgtacttttattttattgttatttttatgcaTTGAATACCTCACACCACCATGAACACCACAAAAAGATTACATTAATTGAGGAGATGAATAACTATCCACAGACAGGTCAAAGCCTCAGTAATGAGCAAATATATTTCAGTGAAACGTGATACCTTACTGACGCTGGTTTGAGTCAgtctcattattttttaatcgCAGgagcaaaataaatgcataaggTCACTTTGTATTACCTCGTCCCTTGCAGTCCATGGCCCAGTGTCCGGTCCCTCCACACTTGTAGCAGGTGTCACCCTGCCGATTGAACCCCCCTCTGAATCCACCCCTCCTTCCTCTGCCAAAAaatccaccacctccaccaaaACGTTCGCCTTTCAGCTGGAACTTCTGCATGTACATctaagaaacacacacagtagatttatgacaacactgaaacacacatttttgtaactttGGATACATTATGATAGTTTAATAAGTCATGTGAAACTGAATGTATGGTTTAGATTTCCAGGACAAAGGAATCATACTAGTGCTAAGTTAGCATTTATCTAGCTATGAAGTGCTAGGTTGAAAGAGAGGCAGTTTAGGTGAGGGTATGAGTAAGGGTTACGTCACATGTTCAAgtataatacattttaaagtggattattgctaAGTTTGGTCTCATATTTACAACATCA is part of the Epinephelus moara isolate mb chromosome 22, YSFRI_EMoa_1.0, whole genome shotgun sequence genome and harbors:
- the recql4 gene encoding ATP-dependent DNA helicase Q4 isoform X2, with amino-acid sequence MDRYNEVKLQLKSWEQSFVKEHQRKPNKEDIDQAPEETRKLYKEYRSLKQAKENSSSDTASGHAEQPRSTAEVCTGQKESDCWGAHLNRKSQPAPFPRLTTEERDNLKASAQYYGLKLKSNLATLSKERPVSLKKSVLPGRMPLNSLKDGQTGQTNSPVATAKPTSTDSELSPFTPRRFKTCVGSVASKTIQPVEPEEPFEPFKSIGESCEEPPRAASSYSCNTISSSKSSTSKVISSQNPNVSSSAPSPARSSSLLSSLSSPCRTGGVEATGKLNESKVPSGDKKENVETLGTPHKITSDAGIGTPVSLRGSPQVVGGFRGGLGGRGVGGKPSPASRLSSVDKKWLERCQVFGEMEAEVKPGAGNQEVVLDKKGEGDERVEKEKIQTEGEGRDTIDLGKDEASKSVASDKIVSDNGLKPALQHDGKSRGGGEEKAKRKRGEEMERALTPPPMSEDDNEISHKSTKKRGRKRQREGENMEGEPTEEGGVKKRRRNNKKKEESSDVNPSPAQEGGKKRRAKKKADEDGEAEEEKETKEPKKVPQENLLGEIDEDIGARRMYCMQPVKAKGMKSAEGNFVKINLKKKSHVKGYALRGAGLRKQMYMQKFQLKGERFGGGGGFFGRGRRGGFRGGFNRQGDTCYKCGGTGHWAMDCKGRAPPPPVPEETPAEEEPFELPTLEEVARATGTLHPETLASPSITEEQPSQEKEVDSNRKDEVLLNVIRPDYERPAPPPPMEPLYQLRDDGKVQETPADVYAALKELGYQSFRPGQEEAIMRILSGLSTLVVLSTGMGKSLCYQLPAYLYTKRSKSITLVISPLVSLMDDQLSGLPANLKAACIHSNMTMKQREAAIEKVKSGQVCVLLLSPEALVGGGGSGSGCLPSAQELPPVAFACIDEAHCVSEWSHNFRPCYLRLCKVLRERLGVQCLLGLTATATLSTALDIARHLDITDQDGIAVRSAAVPPNLHLSVSMDREKDQALVSLLKGDRFGCLDSIIVYCTRREETTRVAALLRTCLQGVLVKENKHTNSNNQTPHNPMGQKKKELARKKIRKPLKWQAESYHAGLSASERRRVQNNFMCGELRIVVATVAFGMGLDKSDVRGIIHYNMPKSFESYVQEIGRAGRDGEPAHCHLFLDPEGGDLHELRRHIYADTVDYYTVKKLVQKVFPPCKCRQIHQKQQELVKDIDDSELLEMMDVCDEENLNPSTQQENVHAHTQVTSTVQESSHADEAEQPLQDDGDKGKDKKKEEEKEEEQVVKHEEADGSMKHKDVEAKGDGDWLRDQEEESSAWPSERVCHTHERAIPIQETVEALDITEEGVETLLCYLELHPQRFVELLHPTLSVCKVSCYSGPRQLQKLTKICPPVAVVLARRRMAGERVETCDQLEFDVVEVADTMGWQLPLVKRGLRQLQWSTVGGRSGVHVEFSSISFYFRSFGDLSDEEMDRVCQFLHNRVQNQERTQLYQLTACFKAFKSVAFQSALSCLDDLDESRSLQLKDLLSEYFDKRRDRGHTLVPLDIEELDKYKLLDWENQIRADIRSFLSNRSDEKFSGRAVARILHGIGSPCYPAQTYGRDRRYWRKYIQFDFNQLIKLATQEIIRFK
- the recql4 gene encoding ATP-dependent DNA helicase Q4 isoform X3, whose protein sequence is MDRYNEVKLQLKSWEQSFVKEHQRKPNKEDIDQAPEETRKLYKEYRSLKQAKENSSSDTASGHAEQPRSTAEESDCWGAHLNRKSQPAPFPRLTTEERDNLKASAQYYGLKLKSNLATLSKERPVSLKKSVLPGRMPLNSLKDGQTGQTNSPVATAKPTSTDSELSPFTPRRFKTCVGSVASKTIQPVEPEEPFEPFKSIGESCEEPPRAASSYSCNTISSSKSSTSKVISSQNPNVSSSAPSPARSSSLLSSLSSPCRTGGVEATGKLNESKVPSGDKKENVETLGTPHKITSDAGIGTPVSLRGSPQVVGGFRGGLGGRGVGGKPSPASRLSSVDKKWLERCQVFGEMEAEVKPGAGNQEVVLDKKGEGDERVEKEKIQTEGEGRDTIDLGKDEASKSVASDKIVSDNGLKPALQHDGKSRGGGEEKAKRKRGEEMERALTPPPMSEDDNEISHKSTKKRGRKRQREGENMEGEPTEEGGVKKRRRNNKKKEESSDVNPSPAQEGGKKRRAKKKADEDGEAEEEKETKEPKKVPQENLLGEIDEDIGARRMYCMQPVKAKGMKSAEGNFVKINLKKKSHVKGYALRGAGLRKQMYMQKFQLKGERFGGGGGFFGRGRRGGFRGGFNRQGDTCYKCGGTGHWAMDCKGRAPPPPVPEETPAEEEPFELPTLEEVARATGTLHPETLAASPSITEEQPSQEKEVDSNRKDEVLLNVIRPDYERPAPPPPMEPLYQLRDDGKVQETPADVYAALKELGYQSFRPGQEEAIMRILSGLSTLVVLSTGMGKSLCYQLPAYLYTKRSKSITLVISPLVSLMDDQLSGLPANLKAACIHSNMTMKQREAAIEKVKSGQVCVLLLSPEALVGGGGSGSGCLPSAQELPPVAFACIDEAHCVSEWSHNFRPCYLRLCKVLRERLGVQCLLGLTATATLSTALDIARHLDITDQDGIAVRSAAVPPNLHLSVSMDREKDQALVSLLKGDRFGCLDSIIVYCTRREETTRVAALLRTCLQGVLVKENKHTNSNNQTPHNPMGQKKKELARKKIRKPLKWQAESYHAGLSASERRRVQNNFMCGELRIVVATVAFGMGLDKSDVRGIIHYNMPKSFESYVQEIGRAGRDGEPAHCHLFLDPEGGDLHELRRHIYADTVDYYTVKKLVQKVFPPCKCRQIHQKQQELVKDIDDSELLEMMDVCDEENLNPSTQQENVHAHTQVTSTVQESSHADEAEQPLQDDGDKGKDKKKEEEKEEEQVVKHEEADGSMKHKDVEAKGDGDWLRDQEEESSAWPSERVCHTHERAIPIQETVEALDITEEGVETLLCYLELHPQRFVELLHPTLSVCKVSCYSGPRQLQKLTKICPPVAVVLARRRMAGERVETCDQLEFDVVEVADTMGWQLPLVKRGLRQLQWSTVGGRSGVHVEFSSISFYFRSFGDLSDEEMDRVCQFLHNRVQNQERTQLYQLTACFKAFKSVAFQSALSCLDDLDESRSLQLKDLLSEYFDKRRDRGHTLVPLDIEELDKYKLLDWENQIRADIRSFLSNRSDEKFSGRAVARILHGIGSPCYPAQTYGRDRRYWRKYIQFDFNQLIKLATQEIIRFK